CTCGATTTCGTAGAATCGATCCTCTTTCTTGTCAGCAAGGGCAATCGCTGATCCATACTGTCTCATTATGGGTTGATCTTCACCGTCCAATGTAATCTGAAGTGAATATGGCGCTTGCTGAGGTGGGAATATTTCCCAGACTTCGTTGCAAAAGGGGAAATCCGGTGCCAGAGGAACCGGGCAAGTCTCCGCGATGAAGCCTCGGACGGCCTCACGATTCAACAGCGCCCCTGCAGCGTGCCGGCTAATCTTTTCAAGGTCAACCCTAAAAAAGTGCTCTGGGTAATCGAAGTCGTCTAGCACCTCAACCCTCACCCAGTCGTGAACGTCTGATTCCTTCGACCGCATGGGATTGGACCGGTTTTGATGTTCCGCCTTTGACCAAGCAACCCGGGTAACCGGGGTGTGGGCACTGGCACGAGTGAGAAATGTAACCGATTCAGCAAATGCGAGACCGGCCAGTCTGCCGATTCCCCTAAACCCTCTGTCACGACCAAGGAACTTCTTACTTTGTGATATGGGGACCAAGTCCTCGAGGCACTCTTGGTAAGTCAATCCCGGACCATTGTCGCAAATGGACACCCTTCTTTGGCGTTGATCAATGGTTATCTCGACTTGGCCATCAACTTCGTTCTGACGAGACAATTCATCTACCGCGTTTTGAATGTACTCGCGATAGATTGCTAGGGGATCGTCGAAGATTCCTGATGTCACTAGGCCCAATATGGAAGGCCCCACGCTCACACCAGTGTCAGTTACATCTTGCACTCATAGCACCTCATGGTAGTTCAGCGGCCAGTCCGAGCGCCTCGATAGTCCGGTCATGGTCAAACAAGCCAGCGTCTTCCACCACCTCATCTTCGGGTGGTGTAGGCTGGTCAGTATCAAGCTTAGCGTAAAGGGGAAGAGACTCTGGGCCCATAACGCTGGGAGCGTATTTGGTACCCAAAGTGTGGAAACCGACAACCTGCCGAATCAAGGGGTCGATCGAATGGTCATTGGCCAGCCTGAAGTACGACCCCTCGTCGAGCCGTTGCGCACTTTGGGGGCCGGCGAGAAGCCGAATTAGCTCTTTTTCCTGGCTCTCAGACAGACGGCGTCTCAATGCCTCATACTCGTCCCTCTGACTCCGGCCCTCTCCGTACTGAAAGTAATCTCGGTGGAATATAAAAGCGTGGGGGAGACTGATCAGATGTAGGAATTCCTGTTGGTCTTGACCGTAGGCGTGCCGGAAAAAAGACGGGTTGCCGCTAACGACACCCCGCGTTGCCTGGAGCATGATCTGAAAGGAACGGAGGTAGTATCGGTTCCAATTCTTGCCAACATGTGACCGGTCCTTGAGCTGGAGAGGCTGATAGCGCATGGGGAAGGACCAGATGTGAATCCCCCGTTCCTCATTCAAATGGATATTCACTAGCATTCGTTCATAGAGGTCCTCGGGAGTATCCATGAAGTTGTAGAGCATGTAGTTTGACAGCGAAGTAATCTCGTTGTCGGCTGCCATGTGAACAGACTTTATGTAAGGCTTGCGGACGCCCATGTGGTCAAAGGCTATTCTCAGTGGGCTGATACAGACTTTGGCCATCTCCTTTAGAAACATCGGGGACTTGGCAAGGATGCGAGCATCAACCCCTTGGTTGAAATCCACTCTACGCTTGACAGCGGGTTTGCCGTCACGGGCCAACGTCGCGCCGCGCTCGAATCCCAAGTCTACGATCTCTGCGATTACCTCCTGGTAGCGGGAGGAGGCCGTGATGTTATTGTCCATGAGAACCATGTCCTTCTTTTCACCATGACGCTCCCGAATCCCGTTAACCAACTCTGTAAGTGGCGGCATTTCCCGCTGGTCGCCCTCAAGGGCGGGCACACCGCAAAACGCACACTTCCGAATGCAGCCCCGGGACGCGTAGCCGAAATAGGCGTCGTTGACCGGGTATCGATACACCACATGGTCTAGGATTGAGTAGTCGGGAATGAGCTCCTCGATCGGCTTACCGGTCAGGTCCTCGGCGCCGAATTCGAACTCCTCGGCGGATAGCCTAAGCGACAGGGAAGGTGGCCCGTCCAACAAACCCTTGATGAATCGAACTCCCGCCCAACGTGGTTCTAGGAGGAACGCATCGTGCATCAGAGAGGCGGCGATTCCACCCACGAAAACGCGCTCCTGCTGGCCGCGAGCGGCGCGAACTGCAAAATCGATCGCGGCGGCGGTACGGTTCCACTCGAAGCTGAAAAGCGTGGTAACGTAGACACGGTCCCAAGCCGTATCCAACACCCCGGGGGCTTCGCCCTTCACAAAGATGACGTTGTCCCCTCTACCGTTTGGACCGTGGTATGAGGCCAATTTCATCAAGCCCAAAGGCGGGTATTTATTCGGGTACCCAGGTTCGATCAGCAATATGTTCTTGGTGTTCATTTCGCCGCTCGATTCAAGAGTTGGTTGGCAAATTTCACGATCTGGTTCAGCTCGTATTCGGTTCGGCCCTTTGAACTGTCGCTCCGAAGCAACTTGGTGATTTGGCCTCTCGTCTGGGTGGCCGCCAAGTCAATGCGGAACCGCTGGAGGCGCTTGAAAGCGGCGTCGGTGTCGCCACTGATATCCGCAACCGCGAGGGCTTCCTTAAAGGGTTCGGGTTCGTTCTGGTCGAGGAATATCTTTCGGGCCCTTTGGTTACGCAGGATGTCCGGAAGCTTATCCCGCATATCCAGAGCGCGGGGAAACTTGTCCTCCTTGATTAGTTCAACAACTCGGTCATGTAGCCCAGGGATATTCTCTCGATGGTTCCTGAGCTTGGTGCTGGAAGCATAGGCCTCATAGTAACTCCACCTCGAGGTGTTGTCGTCCCCGGCGTCTATCATCATTTGGAAGGCATTTACCATCTGACGCACCTTGGTGGGTGATAGGGCAATCTCCCTTGCAATGTCTTCGACTTGGATTTGATGGTTCTTGAACCGCCGGTAAATGTAAGCCGCATTCTCGTAGCTACGCCAATCCGTCTTGCCAATGATATGAAACTGGCCTAACAGGGAAAATATCAAGCTCTCAGTTTCCTGCTCGCTGTAGGCCGAGAAGTCGAGAACATTGCAGGTCAGACGCGGCGGAGGCAGTGAACCCTTCTTGTTCATCCGCAGGGCAGCAAGACGGCTGTTCCCTTCCAGCACCTGGTACTTGAAGAGTCCATGCAGTTCAGACTCCGGCAACACGGGTATGCAGAAGAGGGGCTCATTTACTTGACCGTCTTTGTCGATTTGTGAGCGGAGTTCTTTGACGTGGTCCATGCCCTCCAGCTTCGACTGAATATTCTCTTGTGTCCGGTCTCCCGACCCTGCGAATTGAGAATAGATGCGGGGGTTCTCAGGGTAGAAGGCGAGTTGTTCCACGGGAACCTGAATCTCCTCGTAGGGGATCTCCTTCTTCCGAAGCTTGAGCACCTTGGCCATGTCCTAATCCTCCGAGGGGTTCAGGATTCCCTGCAGCAGTTGGTTGAAAGCGTAAGTAGCTTGCTCACGATATTCTTCACGGGAGACATCTCCCTGAACCAACGCGGCAGCCAGTTCCTTGGCAGACAGGAGTTCTCCAACCCAATTGTCGATCGTGCCCACCGCGACAATGTTCTCAACGACGCATTCGTCTGTCTGGGAGATTCGGTGGATGCGATCCTGGGCTTGCAGATAATCATCCAAGCTGAACGTGCGGTCGAAGAATACAGCGTGATTGGCCACGGTCAACGTCAGCCCTTCCTTTGCTGACCCGGGAGTGGCCACAAGCAATCGACAACTAGGATCCTCCATGAAGCGGTCAAGGTCGCGAGTACGGTCGACGATGGACAGTCGCCCGTGAACCCTAGCAGGACGCATCTGCGGATAGCGCTGGGCGATGCGGCTGACGTTTTCTGTGAAGCTGGTCCAGACTATAGCCTTTGGACCGGTGGAGGGCACATTGCCTACAATGGAGTCTAATACGCAAAACTTGCCCGGTACCCCTTCGTATCCCTGGTCAACCAGTTGCGGGTTGGAAGCCACTTGCACCAGACGCAATAGCCGCTTGAGTATCTCTTCCACGTCGTCCCAGGTGGTCAGGCCGTCCCTCAAGACCTCAGCCGCCAAGTCGCGCCGAAACTTGTGGTATAGAATCGACTGACCTGACTCCATGTAGGCCGGTGTGTTGCGGATGACTTTTCCAGGCAATCCGAGTTCTGTACTCGCCTTCGTTTCCCTAATGGCAAAATGGCGAATCTTTCCGTAGACTTCGCCAAGCCTCTTTTCAAAGTCGGCAGTCGCACCTTCATCTTCTCCGAGTTTCTTCTTGAAATCAGTTTCAGATCTGAACGCAGAGAAGGACCTTCCCAGTGATTCCCCACCATCGAGGAAATAGACCTGAGACCAGATGTCGTACGGACGGTTGGCTACTGGTGTGCCGGTCATGATTATCCGCCGGGCAAGTAGCGGCCCTAGGGAATGTAGTGCTATGGCCACCTTGGAACCTGGGTTCTTAATGCGTTGCGATTCATCGAGAATCATACCTAGGTGACGGGCTTTCGCGAAGAGGAGGAGCCTGCCCCGCTCGCTGTGCATAACTTCATAGTGCGCCAAATAGAGCCTTCCTGGGCGGTTGAATGCAAAGAAATTTGAGCGTCGGTCCTGGCTGAGTACGACAGGACGAAGGTTGGTGTGAAGTCTGGTTTCACGCTCCCAGTTTGGAACTAGAGCTTTCTTCGTGACGACCATCACCGAATCCACAGCCCCGGACGAAAGCCAGTGTAGGACTAGGTCCAACGCCATTTTGGTCTTTCCCAGTCCCTGCTCATGGAATAGAGCGGCGTAAGGCAACTCCCGCGTCGCCAAGACTGCTTCTGCCTGGAAAGGAAGAGCCTCGCGGCGAGCAGCAAATGGCACACTTTCAGTTGGACGCAGCATGAGACCCCTGCTCTACCGGCAAAGTCAGATTGTACCGGCCGTCAAGTATGTGTACGCGCCCGCGAACCGCCGGCCAGTCATAGGCAATACTCTTCAAGACTGACTTGGCGGTTGCGGAGCTGCTCCAATGAACCGCCAACACCATGTGTCGGCAGGGTTCTTGTTCAACGTAATGCAGGAAGGCGCCAAGCTGGTGCTCGCTACGTCTCGATTCAACGTCCCAGGGAGGCTTAGCTTCCCCAACTACCACGAAGTTTTCATTTGTGGCGAATACGTCCGGGCGATACCCATCGATCTCTGGTGGGAAACCGTCGGATGCAGATGAACCATCTATATAGCATGTGAAGCGACCCTGCCCGCCCAACGCCGCGCACACTGCCTGGGAGGCCCTCATTACGAGTCCCTGATGATGGGAACTCTCCGCCATCGCAATCCCACTCTAGCTACTTGGATTAGTCTCAATACCTAGAAGATCTCCCAGTGACATCAGGAGGTCCTTCAGTTCTAGGTGTTCTTCGGAAGCTGGTTGCCCTGCGATTCTCTCAGCATCGTCAAACGGAAGCAGCCCAATTTTCTCTTGGAGCGCCCTTGCCAATTGTGATATGTTCGCTTCCCGTAGCCGGGTGTCCAAGTCCGGTGCGTCAAGGGTATTGATGGCTGCTCGGGCTCCCTCACGCAAGAAGACGCGCTTGGACCCAGGATTGTCCAGGATCTGGGGCAGCCTTCGAACGGAGGCCAAAGGAAACAGCTTTCTTTCATCGACCCACTTATTAAAGTCGCCTTCGCTAAATCCCGCCTTATATATAGCTTGCTTGATTCCGGGCTTTTGTAGTTCCACAAAGGCGCTGAACCTGGACGGGTCAAAATCCCCGTCGATGCCATCTATCACCGGTCTGTAATGGTTCTCCATATCGAGGTAAGCATTTATGGACTGCAGAACATCATTCCGAGACCCACCGCAATAGCTGACGAGTTCCCCCAACGGCATCTTGTAGTCTCCCACTAGTTCGTGGAGGTATTTAGCCTTGGAGTAGGCATCCCACGGACGGTTCCCCACCAAATGGACTTGAAGGCGTATCTTGTGCGCGGCCTCTTCATCCATCTGGTCGTTTACTAAGGCGGGGATGTAGTTCCACCTGTCGCCACTCTGCCCTAAGGCCTTGTCCTCGTTCCTGAGCTGTCTGTAAATCGCGACCCTGGTGTTGCCTTCAATGCAAAGGAATCGCCCTTCTTGGAGCGGTTTAACGATGATCGACTGTATGATACCGCCGGAGGCCCTAATGGAATGCTTCAAGCGTTCGAACGAACCCAATGCGGTGGAACCGCCCTCATCTTCAGAACCGGCCCCGAGGGCCAATAGCATGTGTTCCTCGTTCAGGACGGTGTACATTTCCAAGTAGTGCTTGATCCTTGGGTTCGAGTTGTCCAGTACGATTCTATCCACAGGTATGCGTTCTGCTTTGTTCATATGAGCCCCTGAGGGTTACAGAGTGGACTGGTCTCCGTCGCGGCGGAAGGCGAGACTGTACCTCCAACCATGGAGACTACTTGATTTCGGTCCCAATTTCAAAGTAGGACTGGCTTGGTCTCCCCAAGTCACAGTAGCAGCACTCCAGCCCGATTCTAGGAACTAAGCCATCCCGAGGCAAGGCTAGTCTAGCTCAATCAATACCGAATACCGAAAAGTGTCAATTCGGTACCCACCACCATGCTGGGGGATTTGTCCAGATTTGCCGCAGCAACCGGCAGGTCTAAACCCTGCTATCCGAATGTTGCATTATGGCTTCATGTTGGCTCATCACTTGCCGATAAGATTCGCGTCTGGATCTTGGCAAATGATGCAGTGGTTGTGGCCATTACAATGGTTGGTGGGCTGCTAGCTACGAAGGGCGCGAATGCGGTTCTAAGCTTGGGCGGCATCGAGGCTGGCCGTTGATGGCATCGGTACTGTTTCGATGGGACTTTGTCTTTTGCTTAGGCGCTGGAGAGGTATTGGGTTTAGGCTTAAGGTTGATGGTAGTGCCGAAGTGCAACCTATAAGACCGGGTAGTTGAATGAGAATCATGCAAGTGATTCATGGGTAGGGGTTGCTGAACAATGCCGACTCCGAGGTCTCCGTTAACGGTCACTCACACGCTTTGGCCGATCACCATGCAGTGCATGTCTTCAACCGGCAGGAGAGCGCTTCCTGCTCAACTATGCCCTTGAGGCTGGCATAGACCCTGACGAGCACCAGATACGACTAAGGATCATCAACATGGCGAGGGCGCGGGACGGCTACCTTCATTCCTCCATCGATGGGGCGCGTGCCGTCTTGTGGGACCGCTTGGTTTCCGACATCATTCATATCCGACACCTAAAGCACCTATCCACGTCCAAGGTCATTGCCGCCAACAAGCGGGGCATACTGTTCGCGTTCACGCTGCACGATTGCTGGCTCTTGCGCCCCAATGTCAGTCCGATTGAGTGTACTTTGTGGACCCGGTCTCC
This DNA window, taken from Chloroflexota bacterium, encodes the following:
- a CDS encoding ATP-binding protein, which gives rise to MTSGIFDDPLAIYREYIQNAVDELSRQNEVDGQVEITIDQRQRRVSICDNGPGLTYQECLEDLVPISQSKKFLGRDRGFRGIGRLAGLAFAESVTFLTRASAHTPVTRVAWSKAEHQNRSNPMRSKESDVHDWVRVEVLDDFDYPEHFFRVDLEKISRHAAGALLNREAVRGFIAETCPVPLAPDFPFCNEVWEIFPPQQAPYSLQITLDGEDQPIMRQYGSAIALADKKEDRFYEIEVVRVPSIDDKEDAAVGWIAHSSYLGAIQKGSRVRGLRARLGNIQVGDERVFDHLFEEERFNRWCVGEVHVLDSRIVPNGRRDYFERGPHLRNLENHLAPIISRIASRCRAASTARNREKRLVSAIGDLEDMYELAASGCLTSDAASAFVEKALQQLAKTYHELDSSGIEKGSIQRVCAIEEKLRTFTPNGKRFPVSGLSRLEEDAYRRVFRAIAELVPSARSAKEIMDSALRYAKS
- a CDS encoding radical SAM protein yields the protein MNTKNILLIEPGYPNKYPPLGLMKLASYHGPNGRGDNVIFVKGEAPGVLDTAWDRVYVTTLFSFEWNRTAAAIDFAVRAARGQQERVFVGGIAASLMHDAFLLEPRWAGVRFIKGLLDGPPSLSLRLSAEEFEFGAEDLTGKPIEELIPDYSILDHVVYRYPVNDAYFGYASRGCIRKCAFCGVPALEGDQREMPPLTELVNGIRERHGEKKDMVLMDNNITASSRYQEVIAEIVDLGFERGATLARDGKPAVKRRVDFNQGVDARILAKSPMFLKEMAKVCISPLRIAFDHMGVRKPYIKSVHMAADNEITSLSNYMLYNFMDTPEDLYERMLVNIHLNEERGIHIWSFPMRYQPLQLKDRSHVGKNWNRYYLRSFQIMLQATRGVVSGNPSFFRHAYGQDQQEFLHLISLPHAFIFHRDYFQYGEGRSQRDEYEALRRRLSESQEKELIRLLAGPQSAQRLDEGSYFRLANDHSIDPLIRQVVGFHTLGTKYAPSVMGPESLPLYAKLDTDQPTPPEDEVVEDAGLFDHDRTIEALGLAAELP
- a CDS encoding DEAD/DEAH box helicase; the protein is MLRPTESVPFAARREALPFQAEAVLATRELPYAALFHEQGLGKTKMALDLVLHWLSSGAVDSVMVVTKKALVPNWERETRLHTNLRPVVLSQDRRSNFFAFNRPGRLYLAHYEVMHSERGRLLLFAKARHLGMILDESQRIKNPGSKVAIALHSLGPLLARRIIMTGTPVANRPYDIWSQVYFLDGGESLGRSFSAFRSETDFKKKLGEDEGATADFEKRLGEVYGKIRHFAIRETKASTELGLPGKVIRNTPAYMESGQSILYHKFRRDLAAEVLRDGLTTWDDVEEILKRLLRLVQVASNPQLVDQGYEGVPGKFCVLDSIVGNVPSTGPKAIVWTSFTENVSRIAQRYPQMRPARVHGRLSIVDRTRDLDRFMEDPSCRLLVATPGSAKEGLTLTVANHAVFFDRTFSLDDYLQAQDRIHRISQTDECVVENIVAVGTIDNWVGELLSAKELAAALVQGDVSREEYREQATYAFNQLLQGILNPSED
- a CDS encoding ParB N-terminal domain-containing protein, with the protein product MNKAERIPVDRIVLDNSNPRIKHYLEMYTVLNEEHMLLALGAGSEDEGGSTALGSFERLKHSIRASGGIIQSIIVKPLQEGRFLCIEGNTRVAIYRQLRNEDKALGQSGDRWNYIPALVNDQMDEEAAHKIRLQVHLVGNRPWDAYSKAKYLHELVGDYKMPLGELVSYCGGSRNDVLQSINAYLDMENHYRPVIDGIDGDFDPSRFSAFVELQKPGIKQAIYKAGFSEGDFNKWVDERKLFPLASVRRLPQILDNPGSKRVFLREGARAAINTLDAPDLDTRLREANISQLARALQEKIGLLPFDDAERIAGQPASEEHLELKDLLMSLGDLLGIETNPSS